DNA from Phragmites australis chromosome 16, lpPhrAust1.1, whole genome shotgun sequence:
TTAACAAAGTTTGAGAAAATCAATATTTCAGTACACAGATACCACATTAACTAATGATGTGAAATGTATGATGTACAGAGAAcaagataagaagaaaaaatcaaaaaaatcaaaaggatGATGTACAAGGAAACATTCCCATGTTACCTCAAGTTCGAATTTAGATCAGAAGCAAGTTCACCTCTTAAGGCATTCCATAGTAGAAGCTTCCCATCACCTTTTGCTCCACTAGTGACAACAAGACCTGCAAATGTACACCATGTTGAGATCTAGAACAAAGAaaagtgaaataaaaaaagagataatacatgaagaatttAAGAGAGAAGAAACAGATTGGACTAAGAAGCAAATCGATAGAGTTAACATAATTACAGTAAACAAAATACAATACTTGGAACGCTCAAAGAAAAACCTGTTCACGCGATCATCCCCTGTATTGATGTTTCAAAGCAAAGGAAGCAATAGGGAAGCGGTATTGCAACAAAAAGGAATCTATTATTCTTATAAATCCCCTTTATCTGCAATTAATATGTCCTAATCTTCTTTAGAGGTTCCACAAATCACCCAAAAAATCACTGTTGTATCAAGAGATATGCTCAAAAATTTAAACTGAACCAACTATGGTACATAAGGAATCACTCAATAAGCACAGACACTGAAACTATCATGAGGTTGTTCAATAAGCACAGACACTGAAACTATCATGAGGTTGTTGTATGTTCTTGATGCTACTGCATCAAACAAGAGAAAACCACATAGACCTATAGAACATCATCTTCTTAAAAGAACATAAGAATGCAAAGCAGAATGCTTCAAACAGTGGAAGAATACTTCTTTTTGTGTCAGTATCTACTACTTTGATTTCCCAAATTAGATATCAATTAAATAAAGCAAAGCTTTCAGTATGGACATAAATCAGGTTTATGAATCTAAGAGAAACATTTGTTCAGGTCATTGCCATGGACATGTGAATCGAATCACATGGTTACTCAAATTGCTACTATACTAGAAATGCTACCCGCAAGTCCTATTTCACCTTGCAGTAAACAGAACTCGGGCACAATAAAATTTGCAGCACCTGAAACTTGCTCGTTTCTACTGGAAAAATTACTTCATGTAGCAATAATTGTCTAAGCAAACAAATAGTATAACAAAAAACAAAAGGTTTCCAACTCAAAACTGTAACCagataaaaattaaaaaggaCATCTAGGAACATAACAGATGTAAGAATTCAGTGAGCACAAAGAAATAAGGTTGATAAAGAACAGACGTACAGGATTGCCATTTATTCACTGCCATagcactaatttttttagtatgcCCAACGGAATTTTGGTCATCGCCACCCAGTGTATAGAGGCAAGAACCTGTAATGCAGTCCCATACCTATTCTCCAGTTATAGGGAGAGAAGCAATTAACAGCATTATTCTCACATTAGTTGCAATAATTAGTATGGAACAAAGTCTATAGTTACctttaataaattagaagcaCAAGATACTATGCTTGCACCTTTGACTGCAAATGCGATAGACTGGATCTGAGAACAATAGGTAGAACTAAGTAACAACAACACTAATCATCATAGTAAAAGTAAGCATATTACCAAAAGGAATATCAAAATCCAAAATCACATACTTCTAATGTAAAGTGAAAATTTAGATTGATTAGTACTTGCATAACTACGTTTCTTATCTGGCACTACCACAGTTACCAAAGTATGCGTATCAAAGAAGTCAGTTTCTCCTTGTATAGGACATGCTTAGAAGCAATGTGACAGAGAATCAAGCATGTCACACGACCacctttttcaaaaaaaaatcatgatggTGGCCTTAACTCTTAAACTTCTTCATTTATCCAGCTTAGGAAGGGATAATATTATGCAATCAACAAAAGAATGGGACGAAGGGGGATGGAAGCACTAGTTCAGAACATAATGAGTAACTCCTACAAGAATAAACTTATTTGGCATACCTTGGTACTGTGGCCTCTAAGCTGAATAGCCCTTCCAGAAAGAAGATTGAAAAGCAATAGTTCATTGGGTGCCTGAATTaatgaaataatattttaaacGAATAAGAAGAaggtaaaacaaaatatattaGAACCAAAGCAAAAGTAAGGAGTTTTCAAGACATTGCAATGAAGTATGCAAATATGCAGCTACAACATCACACCCATTTGCAGGTCCCATCAACGGGTCCCTGCTCTACTTGAAATTCTTGACTAGAAAATGCAAAGAATCATAAATGGTACCAACCTCATTGGAGCTAGAAACAAGCTGAGGCAGCCCTTCTGGATGAAATTTTACATCAAGAACTTTGCGGACACCTTGCTGAGGCAGCACAACAGTAAAAATTAAATAGAACTGTACAAATAGGAAAAATAAATGCAGAGCACAATTGAGCATAGCCGTACCATTTAGTTTGCAAAAGAGAGGGTGCAGGGGGGAGAAACAAAGATATTATTAAAGCTGACTATTTCGCATGCAAGTTTATCTTAGCCTTAatgataaaatcaagaaaaagtaGACTGCATGCTATGCCTTTTGATGGTGCTAATCATTTCTGGAATCATTTAATTTTCGCCCTGTAGAACCTCTACTAACAATTTGCCCATCCATTCATCTTCCTGTATGAACTTATGGAATTACTACATCATTGCATGTAAACAATCAAGTTTCCAGAACTTAGGGGCACTGACAATAAAGCAAACTAACAACCAGGGAAATCACTATACTGTTTACATGTAAGTTATATCCTTCTCACTTTTTCTGATGGAAGCTACACAAGATAACCCATTCTGACACAGGagctaaatatatattttcttagtTACAAGCAGAAACAAGTATGCACTTAATAAAAGTTTGTAAACCCAAAGAGTATTTAAAAATTGCATAAACAGAAGACAGTCAAACCAAACCATCAGATAACAAAGGTTTGAACTTGCACTAAATTACACTACCACATGCATAAGAGATCCATACCCTGTCATGAGGCTGAGCAGAAGGAGCACTTGACGTGTAAGCATATGATGTTGGACACCAAGATAGGTAACTTTTTCTCACGACGTGTACCGCAGGCCCTTCAAACTGGACTGCAGGTGAATTCCATCCTAATattgaaaatcaagaaaaactcATTATTtcagaaaacaaataaaaaacgtCGGTAGAATTTTGAGAGGAAATACAACAACTGAGCACTATTGTTTAGAGAACAAAACTACAAAGTAGCGTGCCTTCAAGAAATGGGGTCCATCTTTCACAACTCCGTCCAGCATAACCTCCATAAGAACAAGCTTGGGACCAGCTGGCACCAGTTTTACGTCCCTCCAGGCAgaacaatatatttttcttaatatctTTATGTCTCGATAGTGGATTAACATGCCCTTTCCAAATATTAAAACTTCTTTCACCACCGCTATGCGAACTAGAATTTTGTTCATTCCGCAAGGTTCCTGCCATGGTGTCACCGCACTTGGTCAGTTGATGCAGATTGGTAGTAACGTATTTGCAATTAATAACAGCAGAAAAGGcaatatttcattaaaaatcGTGTTGTGTAATTTGAGAAACAAATCGTAACGCGCCAGCATTCCTGGGTGCATCTCAGCATGCTACAGACATTGTAGCCTAATCTtcacaaaaatattaaaatacaAGATTGACAGGAATACTACCTTCATTGAAAAATTTATGTCATTTTATAATCTGTGCAGTAAAACTTGAGAAACTTTTTTACACTAATATACATGAAAGATTTTGATTTATGGCACGGAAATGATACTAGTAGAATTGTAACCAAAAGTACTCCCAAACCACTGTACGTTTAAATATTCTTTACTAACATATAGTTAGAAAGCTGGAAAAGCACTGATCAAAGGCGTGTATTGTAGACCATGTCGATAACCAAACCAACTAACTACTTGGAACAAAGGCAGAATTAATAAGCCATCCAAAAAGGATATATCATAGGTTAACTTGTACTGGATATAACAATAGATGATTAATCCTCCATCAAGAAAAACGACAAACCTGTCAAAGCTTCACTATAACACCATGCAGGTGTAACAATGATAGggtttctctttctcttttgcCCAAATTCACTGTCTGAGGCTCCTGCTGGATTTGACTGTTCATTGACATAAACCTTTGTTGCCTCCGAAGGGGCTGATGCGATTGCAGTAGTGGCCCCTTCTTGTATACTTATGTTGGTCTCTGGATTTTGAAATTCCACATATGATGAATCTGTTTCTTTAATGGCAACAGTATGACATTGCTTTAACAGCACAGTGGTCAACTGATTCTGCAAATCTGTCAAACTGAGACATATCCAAAAATATGTGAACACAGATCATTAACAACACTTAACAGACAGACACATCCAAAAATATGTGAGCACAGATGATTAACAACACTTAACAGACAAATAGTCCGGAGTTAGGTATATACAGTTCATATTTGAGCAAAGCTTCTTTCTTTTTGGACAATGACGTCTTCTTGCCCCTAAGAGTTGCACTTCCACCTGCAGCGCCACTCTGAAGCCTGCCTGCAGTGCCACTCTGAAGCCCGCCTGCAATGCCACCCGAAAATTTACCTGCAGAATGGCAGAATGCTAGCTTATTACAGGGATACTTTAAAGTATCACTTCAAGAAAAGATGCAAAAACATAGAAAGTAAAACCTGTTACTGGAGGTGTAGTTTTCCGCGATGTCACTGTGCTTTCTTCTGGTGTCACTGGAGCAGCACTCGGCCTGACTGTGGCTCTAGCCGCAGAAAGTTGTAGAGTCTGTAATTCAAGAATCAGCTTTTGTGAAGCTAGTATCTTCATACAAAAGGAACAAGAATTGAAAGTCAAATCCAGATCACGTAAGGACTAAGGAGAATTTTTATATGCAAGATCAGCAAGATGTACTCAGAACTTTCATGGGAATAGGCATGACAACTGCATGATACTAACAGGAGTACATACAAGAATCTAAATGTGTTGCTACTGTTAGGAATATCCAGCGACGGCGCAGCAGATGGGGTGGATTGGCGGAGCAGCGACTGGATCGGGCCGGTCGCGGCAGCATGGAGCCGTCCAGATCAGAGAGCAGCACAGGAAATCGATCCAAGAGAGAGAGCCGACGGGGAGCAGCCGAACGATGGGCAGAAGGTAGATTAGATCGGACGTCAAAGAAACCgatctaaaaaaattctagggtTTTTGGGCGAGTTGCCACCCTGAGGAGAAAATCCTGGCTGTgataccatgttaggaatagcaacttataTTCAATGGTAGCCTATggggggcaatatatagagtacatgaagAAAACCCTAGACTAGAAGATTACCATAAtacccttgactattatacccttaacaaCTACAAATGTTAcctcaaacaattacttggaAACAGTCAAACTGGCAAGCACAAGAAATATGATGAACAAAAAAACCGAGCCTGAAGTAACCTGCTGTAACATAAACTATGTCCTGATTTAGAGAAAGCTGGATTCTTTCTCTTTGCTGTAACAcactaataataataataaaatgatgGGGAAAATGCAAGAGCTGAGAATACTATGGCTCTGAATCTAAATAGGGCAATCGGCAATGATAGCTAGAATTTTTTATGTCAAGTAACTCGACAAATTAGATTCAAGCAGCAGGACAGAAGCAGATCAGGTCTCATATATCCACTGTCAAAAACATAGTATCCTTTGCCAAAATGCCAAGCAACCAATTTAGCGAATATAAAGAAAATACAAGGCATTTCTAGCACATACCAATCAAATCAATAAGAAATGCATTTACCTTTGGCAACTTCCCCCtcttcttcagcagcttcaAGTGCATTCTCTGGGTGTAGTGTATCAAATGATATTTTGAATGCTTCTCAACCAGCCTGTCCATTATCTTTGGGTTCGATGTAAGCCAATCTGATATCTGCTTAGTTTCTACTAGCGAGTCCATCTCGAGAGATTCCAACCATTGGTACACAGGCTTCCATAGATCAGTTCGCTGGAACCTATACGGGAATGCGCTCTGATCTGCATCTAAAACCTGACATAAAAGAGAAAATGAAAGTAGAAGCTGAACTCAGTTTTGTTGATCAAATGTGAGGAATATAAAAGACAGGTATGTTTCTAACAGATTTAAAGAAGGTCAGTTACATCAGAACTATGATGCAGAGGCAGCAGAGCACTTATAATACAAAGAGCGGATAACATATTTCAGTTCAGAGATCAATGTACTGTAAGAGTTCCAAACCAAACTAATAGCCATTGTAGTTCAACTGATCGTGGAACCTCAGCGTGACCAAGAAACATAACGAACCATACTAACACTGAGGAAGTCCGAATTTTGAGGGCTGGACCCGCTAAGGTGCTAACCATTCTACTACAAACATATAGTAACTAGACAAGCCCAAAGTAACTAGACAAGCCCAATCCTCCACGACTCAGCAATAGAGTAACCCACAAACAGTGGTTACTCGATCCTTTTAGTTATTAGGCACACCAACAATCGTCAGGTTTGACAAGTAAACGCTAAAAGATGAAGGGCGCAAGTCGATCAATCCCATCAAGTAAACCACGGGGGACTTACATGATGATTCGTAAACCGTAAGCAGCCCACGAAGGGGCGAACAAGCGAAAGGAGCAGGTGGGTTGGTTACCTGGTCGCCGCGTAGGGCGAGGAGGCGCTGGTGGAGCTGGGAGCGGGGAAGGGAGGGGAGCTCGGGGCGGTGCGCGTCGATGTAGGCGTCGACCTCGGACTCGGTGGGCAGGCGGCCATCGGGGAAGGACTCGAGCCAGGCGCGCGCGGCGATCTCCCATGGGTGCGGCGGCCGCGTGGAGGTGGAGGCGAGCGGCGCGGCGGGGGTTTGGGGTTGGGGAGGGGTCGGGTTGGGGGGCGAGGTCgggccggcggcggaggcgggggttTGTGGGTGAAACGGCGCGGGGAGGGGAAGCGGCGCGTCCGGCGGGAGCGCGCGGAGCGGGAGGATGGCCTGCGGCTCCGGCAttcgcggcggcggaggaggtcggagaggcggcggcgggaccTCGTGGTTTTGGGGGGTTTGCTTATGCGGTGGTGCTGTGTGCGGGGCAATTACTTCTTTACCACCTCCCGGGTGGCACACTCTAAAACATCACTCTACCGGATGTTTCCTCATTTACCAACCGGCTCCACTAGCGTTAGGAACAGTATCCgagagctaaaaaaaatatacaaaaaatATGTTGATTCTTTATATGCTTATAATTCATAAACAACCCGTTTTAATTCGattcataaaaatttgtttagaatttaaattaaaattctctaaaatgtgctacttttgtaacttctaacaatttgtAGACTCacaaaaatttccaaaaaatctgaaaaaatcacgaatattcctctaatatgatgtactaatttataaaattatttctcacCCTAGGTTATAAGTAAAAAAATGACTTCCACACCCTAGATTACTGATAAATgggtattacaaaggaacttattttttttacttataacctaaggtgaaaaataattttataaattagtacatcatattagaggattattagtgatttttttcaattttttataaatttttgtgAGACCTacaaattgctagaagttgcaAAAATAGTATCTTTTaggaattttagtttaaattttacacaagatttttaagtgaatccagttaaaataggttgcttatAAATTATAGagcatataaaaaattaacatattttttggtatatttttttagctcttgGATATTGTTCATACTGTAACAATGTATTTGCGTTGGCTCGGGTGGTAAATAGGGATGAACATCCAGTAAAATGGTGTTTCAAAGTGTGTCATCCGGGAAGGTGATAAAAAAGTAATTGCCCTCCTGTGTGCTCTACGGCACGATGAGAAATACGATTGGTAGTTACTTTTTTAAAgtgaaaaatgcaaaaactctCTAAAGTCACTTAGATTTTGACTTTCCGTCGgaagttatttttttaaaaaaaaaaccctaaaaatttgattttgttaaaaaagtcctccaaaaattcaaaagaaaccaaaaattctaaaaaaactagagataattctaaaaccttctgtgaaatatttttttcaaaaataatatcctttacatcatatttcatagagaggaagtttttaaaaaaatatgcagctcatttattaactcatgttattttaattttgtcatgtctaccattatttttcctacacaaataattgtttaagtaaactaataaaagtgatttcattaattttggggtgttatggattagttatgaattaatttatCTATAACACATTTACCCAATACtgcatgttataataactatttcaaaattttatgtatttttagaagatagaggatcgtgtaagaagactaaaaaaattgatttcatgattttggattagtaaataattaactatgcattcagctcgaattaataaatgagttgcacgtttatcttttttttcaaacttcctctacatgaaatatgatgtaaaagatattattttaaaaaaaatcacaaaaagtcttagaattgtctctagtttttttagaattttttgtgattttttaaaaatatttttgaatttttggggtgtttttgcaacaaaatcaaacctttgagattttttttaacaaaataacttttgagaggaaaatcAAAATTTAAGTGATTTTTGAGGGGGTTttacatttttccttttttaaaaaggaaataCAGCTGGGAACCCTCGTGTGAAATTCGTGAGAATTAACGTCGACATATTTAACATAGGTGGCACGGGCGTAATAACGCGCAACTGCACTGAGCATGGATGGTAGTTGCCTTTTATTTCACTGTGGATGGCGGCGGTAAATGTTGAATCTATGCAAATTTGGAAATACTAAACAGCTTATAAAGATGCCATGTACGTATGTTTTGAGATATAAATTGTAGCAGTGCTGTCACATCTTCTCTTAATTACGTTTTTTATCTAGGTCCTTCTCCATAGTTGTTATGGCGTCGAGATATCATCGATATAACAACGATATGTTGTCATGGCGGAAATCCCCTTGTCGCCACAAAGACGCCATGGCTCCATTGTATATGGCATTCATCATATTGTTGTGGCATCCCTGTGGTGCCTATATGGTATCATGTGGCGTATGACGGCTCTGTGGTCGGTACAATAGAAAGTTAGGTTAGTGGTGACTTACTTGGTAATCTAGCGTAAGGATTTAGGAACCTGCCTGTTGCTCGCATCATTTTTTTCGCATCCGTCGAGAGCCCACAGGACTAAGGAATCCTAGCCGTAGCCCAAGCCCTAGCCCTAGCCTCCGCCGTCAACGGGACGGTCCATCTCCGCTGCCCTCGCTTGGaagttgtcggagggtgaactccacaaacggggatccggagggacccctttgagattcgaccgggggatgattctgaatctgcctCGTACATGAAATAAattggagtaaatgagatgcaggtggagtggatgatcggatgcaggaggaaataaatgctcaggggattttagacaggttcagatcgcacggagcgtaataccctactcctgtgtgtatgctataaatgctcagggaatgtctctctgaggatctctcgtattacaaggatgtttgtctaagtctagagcttcgtgcttctttcgtcgtcgtcgtcgtccagaGTTCGTTTTGTGTGTTTGTGCTATCCTTCCCCGGGGAGCCCGTCCCTCTTTTATACCTCgtcggggcgggtagcgtgcccagaaaggatggcgcgagttccaaggtgccataaatgaaaagcaatcATTATGAGCTGCtgcttgaggtgacggggagggttgaaaacgcgcccccgtccggtcctgtcgtcatcattccgcttttcagcgggtgcagcgggAAGGGCCcgtcgggcagccaccgagcaaccccgcgtgcccgcctggtcagagcgagcttgacacagcagggcggcgggcgttatgcctcgagccctgcgacgttatcccgaggtgcacCGGATGACGCTCGATGGGACTTgcgtattaaatgtccccacgcctccctgccaaacCGTgtcagggactgacagcaggcgtggggggagtggttggaagtgacaagccacgcgccctcttaaaagcagcatcgggcctctcaccaattgacatctcaccgctgagcccttgtggggaccaccggcgaaggacttctcgggccctcggggaactgtgagtgctcggggactactgttcacagccctgagcactctctcccggatatgccctttcttggtcctctgggaacttgggtgcttggggaccactgttcatggccccgagcaccctctccaggaactgtgacttctcttgtcatcggggaactcgggtgctcggggaccactgttcatggccccgagcaccctcttccagAACTcgatcttctcgggtcatcggggaactcggatactcggggaccacagTGCATGGCCCCAaacaccctctcccgggacttggtcttctcggacctcgaggAGATAACCCCctagggagggcgccacgtggcactctgctgtcctggcctcgggactcagggacccctgatTCCCATGCCACCGACAGAAGTCTATCGGCCCCCGCACTCACCATGTCTGCCACCCCTGCCTAGAAGTCTATGGCCCCTGCACTCATCGTGTCTCGAGCTAGTCAGCCCCGCCCTCGTTGTCTCCCCAGCAGCAAGAGACTGCAGGTCAGCAGCAAAGAAGGTAGATCAGCGTCGAGCATGCCGCTCTTGCCTCTCGATTGTCTCTGCTCTCCGCATGCCAGCGCCCAACAGCATGTAACtactctctcttcttcctcctctttcttctctctgTTCTCTACTCTCTCAGTCTCTTCGCATTATGCCAGTCTATTAGGCTGGTAGCTGAAAAAAGCAGTATAGCACATATGTTAGGCACTTAGGCACATATGTTAGCAATAACACTTGGCACATATGTGTTAGGCACTTAGGCGCATATGTTAGCAGTAGCACTTAGCACATATGTGATGTTAGGCATATCTGTTATCACTTTCATAAGCACTTAGGCACAGTTGATCTGTTCTGAACTTCTGATAAAAGGCTTGTGCACTTGCTGGCTCATATGTGATTAGACATTTGCCCAGGAAGAAAGCACCTAGGAATGCAGGCACATATGTGAACAACTATTTTGATTACTAGTTCTTAGATCTGTTAGCACTTAGCACTACTTCTATTGCCAATGATTACCAACAGTTAGCACTAATTATTCACTTCTTCTGTTAGCATTTAGCAATACTCTAAGTTGTACCAGCATTTTTGCAGAACATGGCTACTCAAGGAACTAGAAGTGCGGAGGCCTTGGATCTGCATCAAAGTACAATCCAAAGATTGATCCAAAGCGGAAGCTGGCAAGGTCAACTAATCATCATGCAAGACAAGTATCAAGAGTGGTTGAAGACgatgagggagaggaagaagacatcATTATGGATGatcttgatgttgatgattcTGGTGACAAATCAATGGATGATATTGAAGATGGTTTGGAGAACGTGGATGCTTATAATGATCTCAATGAGTTTGTATTGGATGACTTTTGAGaaatgagagatttgaaacTTTGAGAGATAAGAGCGTtatatttattttgtgctacatttataTTTCTATTTATCTTTTGTGCTATATTTACATTGTTATTTATCTTTTGTGCTATATTTACTGTAAGACCCATTTTCCGAGATCTCCTATACTCCTATATCAGTCCAtaaatcaagtagctgatacatatagtataacagttgtagtatcacattcaaacttcatacataaaGCAAAAAGGTTACATAGTACAAAATATTATAAACCATATTGTAATAAACCTGGCCTAGCGGCCAACAAAAGCGCAGCGGAAGACAACGGCCCAAAGCCACAAGCaactagggtgcgaacgcgacttctaagtctactcttcatcctcacctTCTACTCCAGCGAAATCAGAGTCAatttcctcatctgaatgatagcaagagtgagtataaAAGATACTCAGTaagtcatatactacttcaagagtTTGATAGGTGCATAaaggtaattcaaggataagtttttatggtttagttttaagtgcaAAGCAGTTTCTGCAGAGACTCAGTTGTATTCTTTATTGTTGACCTTAAAACAGTTTGGAGTAGTTCAAAACCacgtaacaagttatatctggggggtttcagtcctgggaggggctacacctcactttGTAGTATCTATCaacacatctggtgtacctctaataCCACACAAATCATGGCGGATTTAGCCGGTAACCTCATCTCGCGGACATCTAGTCTTCACAGATA
Protein-coding regions in this window:
- the LOC133894889 gene encoding uncharacterized protein LOC133894889; its protein translation is MPEPQAILPLRALPPDAPLPLPAPFHPQTPASAAGPTSPPNPTPPQPQTPAAPLASTSTRPPHPWEIAARAWLESFPDGRLPTESEVDAYIDAHRPELPSLPRSQLHQRLLALRGDQVLDADQSAFPYRFQRTDLWKPVYQWLESLEMDSLVETKQISDWLTSNPKIMDRLVEKHSKYHLIHYTQRMHLKLLKKRGKLPKTLQLSAARATVRPSAAPVTPEESTVTSRKTTPPVTGKFSGGIAGGLQSGTAGRLQSGAAGGSATLRGKKTSLSKKKEALLKYELLTDLQNQLTTVLLKQCHTVAIKETDSSYVEFQNPETNISIQEGATTAIASAPSEATKVYVNEQSNPAGASDSEFGQKRKRNPIIVTPAWCYSEALTGTLRNEQNSSSHSGGERSFNIWKGHVNPLSRHKDIKKNILFCLEGRKTGASWSQACSYGGYAGRSCERWTPFLEGWNSPAVQFEGPAVHVVRKSYLSWCPTSYAYTSSAPSAQPHDRQGVRKVLDVKFHPEGLPQLVSSSNEAPNELLLFNLLSGRAIQLRGHSTKIQSIAFAVKGASIVSCASNLLKVWDCITGSCLYTLGGDDQNSVGHTKKISAMAVNKWQSCLVVTSGAKGDGKLLLWNALRGELASDLNSNLRSQDMVYPSVDTMEFCSENLLACGSDCDYGGSAVVQLWDIESPESYLSFSASDSYITSLKVNPAGNTIITGSGDGTISLFDIRACSAINHLSVGSGCEVTSVSFSNCGTYFSASSTSNNTLVWDTRLVPINHCKDISQRKDMRFFRPLHCLSHGEQMPTAEYTSQLPGHVDEGDQGVNATQWLHNQPVLVTVSGDGSVGMWDVTLGQPCVRHIITHTRCANAVAVAPNDKYISTGGSDQKVVLYHNRSERTHLNWRLSHPLQVND